One genomic segment of Besnoitia besnoiti strain Bb-Ger1 chromosome VII, whole genome shotgun sequence includes these proteins:
- a CDS encoding hypothetical protein (encoded by transcript BESB_078800) — translation MENSAETGKCRFTEVWRYPCRTREAHTPMYVREPARKPPLALPRQRSPAHPPAPAHVGVDMCVRQVGGVSGVAQAGDHEFDNDSISERAPARQSTAAMKPRPPSDAPVSTIFALGLSDVDELLQDLTEAFPEKKPSSPARSCAGLMTARRSPSAGQLSSSLGHDSSSSVSLRLSASTPLPENASRSPQTGALPASLGLRLSKADSQGFSPSQPRLANVESGVKSPRDASLMSQTWGVAALTPKATSSSTQPRADNCSGTLATPVAYHERLPASRSACDSQELTPAKGLQDDDLTALLPDGRSKRLSPSERLANAACTTGTPPPTSAAPLLTRSLVQAANDSTKST, via the exons ATGGAAAACTCTGCAGAGACTGGCAAGTGCAGGTTCACTGAAGTCTGGAGGTACCCCTGTCGCACCAGAGAAGCTCACACTCCCATGTACGTCCGCGAACCTGCTCGTAAACCTCCTCTGGCACTGCCGCGACAACGTTCGCCGGCCCATCCCCCCGCTCCCGCTCACGTAGGTGTCGACATGTGTGTGCGGCAGGTTGGCGGAGTCTCTGGAGTGGCTCAAGCGGGCGACCACGAGTTTGACAATGACTCTATTTCCGAAA GGGCGCCCGCTCGCCAGTCGACGGCAGCAATGAAGCCGCGCCCCCCGAGCGACGCACCCGTTTCGACCATA TTCGCCCTCGGTCTAAGCGACGTCGACGAGCTTCTCCAAGATCTGACAGAAGCCTTTCCCGAGAAGAAaccctcctcccccgcaCGGTCGTGCGCCGGGCTGATGACTGCCCGCCGCTCCCCCTCTGCCGGGCAGTTGTCGTCCTCGCTTGGACATGACTCGTCGAGTTCAGTGTCGCTGCGACTCTCCGCCAGCACGCCTTTGCCTGAAAACGCTTCCCGGAGTCCTCAAACGGGCGCCCTTCCGGCCTCCCTCGGCCTGAGGCTCTCGAAGGCTGACTCGCAGGGTTTCAGCCCGTcacagccgcgcctcgccaaCGTGGAAAGCGGAGTGAAGTCTCCAAGAGATGCCTCGCTGATGTCGCAAACCTGGGGTGTCGCGGCGTTGACCCCAAAGGCGACTTCTTCATCTacgcagccgcgggcagACAACTGCTCCGGCACTTTAGCCACTCCAGTCGCCTACCACGAGCGCCTGCCGGCGTCACGTTCCGCGTGCGACTCGCAGGAGTTGACACCCGCCAAGGGGCTCCAAGACGATGACCTCACCGCTTTGCTTCCAGACGGGCGAAGCAAGCGCCTGTCGCCGTCTGAACGTTTAGCTAACGCGGCATGCACCACGGGGACTCCTCCGCccacgagcgccgcgcctctcttgACGCGAAGCCTGGTTCAGGCTGCCAACGACTCCACCAAAAGTACTTAA
- a CDS encoding hypothetical protein (encoded by transcript BESB_078810), with translation MTRRESAPLQAPQRVPGATEKIRQLLGRHRGVFHAGHRYLFPQTINPDLALEKPSRGVVSRLLAYAATKRSLREARNVVDSARAAVRIGASPSAAALLRRRRTSRANSTQHASLASALAEADSELEALLSLGLPQRCFAPSNTVQETSREAAAPRPPAATETHARGVLRAAAAPENPEKGRSPAGASRSLLDGLKAGDEAPCSDRRAGDKEEARSLPHGDSQRLTSLAAVPPPRRRLEEGEVFVQARRASAFPRLSRTSTLSASLRHASEAGDAFRDRFVPAHDSVRRLIGEPDRPESLDPPLSAARPRETNDRRGAFNRQDSRPSSDLECGKATVAAAAAAEAARGAAAAEAAAAAAADAAAAAEERETSKDLQIEQLRAENRRLHIEAQLLQQRLHSELRACEAARKRVLGAERAQWEAEKNRLEIQNRRLHDEVTRLERHQEEESRRVAAVLQALDEEREQERKQSEQRLSAVLTEEEGKRKAAVEAAVRDADKKRIAEVKELEKKRRAEVEALKATQQEELAKQKQQVATQDDICSLLRHVESSAETIKLMTERLGRDSTHDPSQLTSQIAEREATLKTMQEELKRQQKQTADQHGALVALLGDFQRQQRASEERRRRERDRLDAEREALRQLQQTLSTAEEDQRKSLEELKATIADEKRELVSRLHAKEFELKEREQRLEIAQRRVENERRAVDAAARGVEETRARAAARLREVEGEVFEERRRALREFDALEEEKLELRRSQQQLALLQADVQRRQREMDEEGRKTQALLREVEDREAEISKRHAEATEARAQAELRAREAEQEKRSCEEKLQQLQALSRSLQKEQLDLLRLESRLLAPAAPAAVPPVPLPPSYPACPGRVTSADPLALHHSRSVNLTLCAKTAAARPPLRSQSASFSSASLSPRCAAQPSFPLSALFPESGAHSASAGVGTASLEPDILRSSGDIAGLRAVGRPPVAFANAQEPPSLALYRRAAPASPDESTILPPVILQAFLRTRSSVSARSSAVSTAQAPTSQGGSLAPSAADSGFPSSCPSRVSSVAPFFALSPSNSALRLSFHPRAQHAARGADEPERGRAAPSARARRRSFCLGDEGHRGLADQHAAGVGRRLSSSPGAREREGRAAQPAASSERSLLSRLECATARLKQPRLATPCASGRINDSEPEGETNGRWQRGGWERPEGAFGLWRAVEEEAAREDYAADGRAEGEMAVGGLSAGRADSGDIEEENQFRRSRDAESEHEGGIESRAQRGVSAARAREERQAMRILECNDQTQGGLFDSREFGELADASQALAARQQVLSARVESRRGYMRCLEEIFEQQW, from the exons ATGACTCGTCGCGAGTCCGCGCCTCTCCAAGCGCCTCAGCGCGTACCgggcgcgacggagaagatCCGCCAACTTCTCGGTCGGCATCGCGGAGTGTTTCACGCAGGCCACAGGTACTTATTCCCGCAAACCATAAACCCTGATCTCGCTCTCGAGAAGCCCTCGAGAGGTGTGGTCTCCCGCCTCCTTGCATACGCGGCCACGAAAAGgagcctgcgcgaggcgcgtaATGTGGTGGAttctgcgcgtgcggcggtgCGAATTGGAGCATCTccgagcgccgctgcgcttctgaggcggagacgg ACGAGCCGCGCCAACAGCACCCAGcatgcgtctctcgcctccgcgttgGCGGAAGCCGACTcggagctcgaggcgcttctctcgctcggACTTCCTCAGCGTTGCTTCGCACCCTCGAACACGGTCCAGGAGACatcgcgcgaggccgctgcgccgcgaccgcccgcagcgacggagactcacgcgcgcggcgtgcttcgtgcggcggcggcgcctgagaaCCCCGAAAAggggcgctcgccggcgggggcctcgcggtcgctgctgGATGGCCTCAAAGCGGGCGACGAAGCACCGTGCTCGGACCGGCGTGCCGGTGacaaggaggaagcgcgtAGCCTCCCTCACGGAGACAGCCAACGCCTCACAAGCCTCGCGGCAGTGCCGCCTCCCAGGCGTCGGTtagaagaaggcgaagtcTTTGtgcaggcgcgacgcgcatcCGCCTtcccgcgtctctcgcgcacgTCGACCTTGTCCGCTTCGCTCCGGCACGCCtcagaggcgggcgacgcttTTCGCGATCGTTTCGTGCCGGCTCATGACTCCGTGCGTCGTCTGATTGGGGAGCCTGACCGCCCAGAATCTCTGGATCCGCCTCTCAGTGCCGCTCGACCGCGAGAGACTAACGATCGAAGAGGCGCCTTCAACCGGCAAGACTCAAGGCCGAGCAGCGACCTCGAATGCGGAAAGGCGACagtcgctgcagcggcagccgctgaggccgccagaggcgcagccgccgcagaggccgcggccgcagcagccgccgacgccgcggcagctgcggaggaacGGGAGACGTCGAAGGACTTGCAAATTGAACAGCTGAG AGCGGAGAACCGGAGACTGCACATCGAAGCTCAACTTCTGCAACAACGCCTCCACTCTGAACTGCGCGCGTGCGAAGCCGCGAGAAAGCGCGTATTGGGCGCGGAGCGGGCGCAGTGGGAAGCGGAAAAAAACCGCCTCGAAATCCAGAATCGTCGTCTGCATGACGAAGTCACTCG GCTGGAGCGCCaccaggaagaagaaagccggAGGGTCGCTGCCGTCCTGCAAGCTCTGGACGAAGAACGGGagcaggagaggaagcagtCCGAACAGCGGCTGTCCGCTGTGCTgaccgaggaagaaggaaagcggAAGGCAGCAGTGGAGGCAGCggtgcgcgacgccgacaaAAAGCGGATCGCGGAGGTGAAGGAGCtcgagaaaaagagacggGCGGAGGTAGAAGCCttgaaggcgacgcagcaggaaGAACTTGCGAAACAGAAGCAACAG GTTGCCACGCAGGACGACAtttgctctcttcttcgtcacgTCGAGTCTTCCGCGGAGACGATCAAGCTGATGACGGAGCGCCTGGGACGAGACTCCACGCACGACCCGTCGCAGCTAACTTCTCAG ATAGCGGAGCGTGAGGCCACTTTGAAGACGATGCAGGAGGAGTtgaagaggcagcagaaacAGACCGCCGACCAGcacggcgccctcgtcgctctcttgGGCGACTtccagagacagcagagagctAGCGAAgaacggcgccggcgcgagcgagacag ACTCGACGCGGAGCGCGAAGCgttgcggcagctgcagcagacacTCAGCACCGCCGAAGAGGATCAGCGGAAATCGCTGGAGGAGCTCAAGGCGACGATTGCGGATGAAAAGCGCGAGTTGGTGTCGAGGCTTCACGCGAAAGAGTTCGAGTTGAAGGAA AGGGAGCAGAGACTGGAGATcgcccagcgccgcgtcgagaaCGAGAGACGGgccgtcgacgccgcggcgaggggagtagaagagacgcgcgcgagggcagcggccaGACTGCGAGAAGTCGAAGGCGAGGTGTTTGAAGAGCG CCGGCGCGCACTGCGCGAGTTCGACGCgctcgaggaggagaagctTGAGCTGCGAAGGagtcagcagcagctcgctctGCTCCAGGCAGATGTGCAGCGGAGACAACGCGAAATGGACGAGGAGGGCcggaagacgcaggcgcttctccgcgaaGTCGAAGATAGAGAGGCGGAGATCTCGAAACGCCATGCGGAGGCGACCGAGGCACGGGCTCAGGCAGaactccgcgcgcgagaggccgagcAG GAGAAGCGCAGTTGCGAAGAGAAGCTTCAGCAGCTTCAGGCCCTATCGAGGTCGCTTCAGAAGGAGCAGCTCGatctgcttcgcctcgaatcgcggctgctcgcgcctgcggcgccagctGCCGTGCCGCCGGTCCCACTGCCTCCGTCCTATCCGGCCTGCCCTGGTAGAGTGACTAGCGCCGAcccgctcgccctccaccATTCGCGCTCTGTCAACTTGACGCTGTGCGCTAAAACCGCGGCAGCTCGTCCCCCTCTCCGCTCGCAGTCTGCTTCCTTCTCGtcagcctctctctcgccccgATGCGCCGCCCAGCCTTCGTTTCCTCTGTCGGCTTTGTTTCCTGAGTCGGGCGCTcacagcgcctctgcgggggTCGGCACGGCCTCGTTGGAGCCCGACATACTGCGTAGTTCAGGCGACATCGCGGGACTTCGCGCTGTGGGTCGCCCGCCCGTTGCCTTCGCCAACGCTCAGGAGCCTCCATCGCTGGCTCTGtatcgccgcgccgcgccggcctccccGGACGAGTCAACGATTCTCCCGCCAGTCATCCTGCAGGCGTTTCTGCGCACGCGGTCGAGCGTGAGTGCTCGCAGCTCTGCTGTTTCCACCGCCCAGGCCCCAACGAGCCAGGGCGGCTCGCTCGCTCCCAGTGCGGCGGACTCAGGGTTTCCGTCTTCCTGtccttcgcgcgtctcgtctgtggcgcccttcttcgcgcttaGCCCCTCAAacagcgcgctgcgcctAAGCTTCCATCCCCGAGCGCAgcacgcggctcgcggcgccgatgagcccgagcgcgggcgcgccgcgccaagCGCtcgggcgcgaaggcgttcATTCTGTTTAGGGGACGAAGGGCACCGAGGCCTCGCTGACCAGCATGCGGCGGGAGTCGGTAGGCGcctgtcgtcgtcgcctggtgcgcgcgagagggagggaagagctgcgcagcccgcggcgAGTTCTGAGAGGAGCTTGCTCTCCAGGCTTGAGTGCGCAACCGCCAGACTGAAGCAACCGAGGCTGGCGACGCCGTGCGCCTCGGGACGAATAAACGACAGTGAGCCGGAAGGCGAGACAAACGGTCGGTGGCAACGAGGAGGCTGGGAACGCCCCGAAGGCGCTTTCGGGCTCTGGCGCGCAgtggaggaagaagccgcgcgagaagactaTGCGGCAGacgggcgcgcagagggagagatgGCAGTAGGGGGCCTCAGTGCAGGTAGAGCGGACAGTGGAGACAtagaagaagaaaaccagttccgcagaagcagagacgcagagagcgagcacGAAGGCGGAATTGAAAGTAGGGCTCAGAGAGGCgtgtccgccgcgcgcgcgagggaggagcgACAAGCCATGCGAATCCTTGAGTGCAACGACCAGACGCAAGGAG GGTTGTTCGACTCCCGCGAGTTCGGGGagctcgcggacgcctctcaggccctcgccgcgcgccagcaAGTACTCAGTGCGCGCGTCGAAAGTCGACGCGGCTACATGAGGTGTCTGGAAGAGATTTTTGAGCAGCAGTGGTAG
- a CDS encoding putative myosin regulatory light chain (encoded by transcript BESB_078820), producing MSNLVRPIKLQEQHLRLIYEDFRLLDEDRDGYIDQIQYATLVRALGQTVSDVEIERTWRIALEEQQKADEEAKAEFARAAAAMKKEGPENTLGLPRKAAPPPPSSGPQNTVSFPVFTKVFAENYIPAESEKTLLQAFQLFDPSNSGKLSMQQLQAIVMQRGEPLTAAEFDEFVLLAGLDSQKKFDYAQLSKRLLKGPAGIATINSTN from the exons ATGAGTAACCTCGTTCGCCCAATCAAGCTCCAGGAGCAACACCTTCGTCTGATCTA CGAAGACTTCCGCCTGCTTGATGAGGACAGAGATGGCTACATTGACCAGATTCAG TACGCGACACTCGTACGAGCTCTCGGCCAAACAGTCTCGGATGTGGAGATTGAGCGAACATGGAGAA ttGCGCTCGAAGAGCAGCAGAaagccgacgaagaagccaAGGCTGAATTTgcgagggcggccgcggcgatgAAAAAGGAGGGACCAGAGAACACATTGGGTCTCCCCAGGaaagctgcgcctccgccgccctcgagtgGTCCTCAGA ACACCGTGAGTTTTCCCGTTTTCACCAAAGTGTTCGCCGAGAACTACATCCCCGCGGAGTCTGAAAAGACTCTGCTTCAAGCTTTTCAGCTCTTCGACCCCTCCAACTCTGGGAAACTCTccatgcagcagctgcaggcgattgtgatgcagcgcggcgagccgctgaCGGCTGCGGAGTTCGATGAGTTTGTGCTTCTCGCTGGCCTTGACAGCCAAAAGAAATTCGATTACGCACAGCTCTCAAAGAG gcttCTGAAGGGCCCCGCCGGTATTGCGACTATCAACTCGACTAACTAA
- a CDS encoding cytochrome p450 superfamily protein (encoded by transcript BESB_078830), with product MSGLPANILSSLPESVQHFINNFVLWDTDCETCQKWRLRVLGIGAAAVAGAASWTYIFYPFLQHMKLRSLPRPETSTWLNGDKKELEKYVKAGEKRRYFAHLRETVGPNCFLRLPLQFSFTAMTRNPFGLIFVTSDWAVIQQLVREQSSLVRNPEWVQAFEVISESLIAIDDEQRARFHRRILSTFTTHNEANATMKPMMEVLALVHRDLVSLNDIRAIDALQLTRLAMFDLWLNILTGRNEHHAVAASGILAPTPRRIETGILPYSTVEAMLTMSRFHKENYELLFLPTDTAASASSHKALVKQYKAVANATPVILTQLLDEKNPKALLPRLLAAEDSVTCCGLDADEIRDSAGLLFLAAENTAMPIVWALYELAKDPVLQSKIYTAVRAEDLTAIDSTDQIVGRLGEVLNLFLETLRFYALPALSRTASARIDLKSVDISIPAGTVIMVDNHSLTRDQARWGSDAHLFNPDRFIGKIWQQAPWLPFGFGARKCLGERLSVTHAVLFLSSIVRSFALELDPNSMPPEPVERQFLMPDKPVMLRFKPRH from the exons ATGTCTGGCCTCCCTGCGAACATCCTCAGCTCCCTCCCGGAGTCTGTCCAGCACTTCATCAACAATTTTGTCCTCTGGGACACGGACTGCGAGACGTGTCAAAAATGGAG GCTGCGGGTTCTCGGGatcggcgcggcagctgtcGCGGGGGCGGCCTCGTGGACTTACATCTTCTATCCTTTTCTGCAGCACATGAAGCTGCGTTCGCTGCCCCGACCGGAGACCTCGACTTGGCTCAATGGCGACAAGAAGGAACTCGAGAA GTACGTGAAGGCGGGCGAGAAGCGTCGCTATTTTGCCCACCTGCGCGAGACGGTCGGCCCGAActgctttcttcgtctcccgctGCAGTTTTCTTTCACAGCCATGACGAGAAATCCGTTTGGACTGATTTTCGTCACCAGCGACTGGGCTGTGATCCAGCAGCTCGTGCGCGAGCAGAGCAGTCTG GTTAGGAACCCCGAGTGGGTGCAGGCCTTCGAGGTCATCAGCGAGAGCCTGATCGCGATCGATGACGAACAGAGGGCGCGTTTCCACCGCAGGATCCTCTCGACTTTCACGACGCACAACGAAGCGAACGCCACCATGAAGCCCATGATGGAAGTGCTCGCGCTCGTCCACCGT GACCTCGTCTCACTCAACGACATCCGCGCCATCGACGCGCTCCAACTCACGAGGCTGGCGATGTTCGACTTGTGGCTCAACATTTTGACCGGGCGCAACGAGCaccacgccgtcgccgcgtccgGCATTCTTGCTCCGACG CCCCGTAGAATCGAGACGGGCATTTTGCCTTACAGCACCGTAGAGGCGATGCTGACGATGTCGCGCTTCCACAAAGAAAACTACGAGCTCCTTTTCCTTCCGACGGAcactgcggcctctgcgtcttcccaCAAGGCCCTCGTCAAGCAGTACAAAGCCGTAGCCAACGC AACTCCAGTGATTTTGACTCAGCTGCTCGACGAAAAGAACCCAAAGGCCCTCCTTCCACGACTCCTG GCAGCTGAAGATTCAGTCACATGCTGCGGCCTGGATGCAGACGAAATCCGCGATAGCGCTGGactcctctttctcgctgcgGAGAATACGGCTATGCCTATTGTCTGGGCTCTGTACGAACTCGCCAAGGACCCGGTG CTGCAAAGCAAGATCTACACAGCCGTCCGGGCGGAGGATTTGACAGCAATTGATAGCACAGACCAAATTGTCGGTCGTCTGGGAGAAGTGTTGAACCTCTTCCTGGAGACGCTCCGCTTTTACGCCCTCccggctctctcgcgcacGGCCTCTGCGAGAATCGACCTG AAATCGGTTGACATTTCCATCCCAGCGGGCACCGTGATCATGGTTGACAATCACTCCCTGACTCGGGACCAAGCTCGGTGGGGATCTGACGCCCATCTCTTCAACCCAGATCGCTTCATTGGCAAAATCTGGCAACAGGCTCCATGGCTTCCCTTTGGGTTCGGCGCGCGCAAGTGCCTGGGGGAGCGACTGTCGGTCACGCATGCAGTCCTTTTCCTGTCCTCTATCGTTCGCTCCTTCGCTTTGGAGCTCGACCCGAACTCCATGCCTCCTGA ACCTGTCGAGCGCCAGTTCCTCATGCCGGACAAGCCGGTCATGCTTCGCTTCAAGCCCCGTCACTag
- a CDS encoding hypothetical protein (encoded by transcript BESB_078840) gives MGNARYSYLSLFLSGCVISSPISIGNYSPSSIHSLSPTVLRVGAVVSGGRSALPGESENGGTSGGPVALHVPRAEQTAGKRTPRVVQQKKRADGRESGLQPGKGQRQENVEPEKGSKTSSRQRSGKRRRNRSTDPKQHSSGKRRSKKRHESQPQRDPTKREVRHDKEENDAATRDGHGQGDTPVPGCERGAADCTNVEEEKLSETPILPGLPLQKNLTHTLPPHRYDFEQYNIDLALYREMKEKARAYASDADVAEFDAMSPAKLSWFRRMWECVMVFFAGFSPPPGEQR, from the coding sequence ATGGGAAATGCACGGTACAGCTATTTGTCCCTTTTCTTATCGGGCTGTGTCATTTCCTCTCCCATTTCCATTGGTAACTATTCCCCGAGCAGCATCCATTCGCTCTCTCCTACTGTTCTCCGTGTCGGTGCCGTGGTGAGCGGGGGGAGGAGCGCGTTGCCTGGAGAATCGGAAAACGGCGGTACCAGCGGGGGGCCAGTCGCGCTGCATGTGCCCCGCGCTGAACAAACTGCGGGAAAAcggacgccgcgcgtcgttcagcagaaaaagagagccGATGGTCGTGAATCAGGTCTTCAGCCGGGCAAGggacagagacaggagaaTGTGGAACCAGAGAAAGGGAGCAAAACCTCGTCGCGTCAGAGGAGTGGCAAACGGCGACGCAACAGGTCAACTGATCCGAAGCAACACTCGTCGGGCAAGAGACGGAGCAAGAAACGTCACGAGTCTCAACCACAGCGGGATCCCACGAAGCGGGAGGTCAGGCATGATAAGGAAGAGAACGACGCAGCGACGAGGGATGGACACGGACAAGGAGATACACCGGTACCCGGGTGTGAGAGAGGGGCTGCAGATTGCACCAATGTCGAGGAGGAAAAGCTGAGTGAGACTCCAATTCTTCCCGGTCTTCCCCTACAAAAGAATCTAACTCACACGCTACCACCACATAGATACGACTTTGAACAGTACAATATTGATCTGGCGCTCTACCGCGAAATGAAAGAGAAAGCACGCGCATATGCGAGTGACGCCGACGTAGCAGAATTTGATGCAATGTCGCCGGCAAAATTGAGCTGGTTTCGACGGATGTGGGAATGCGTAATGGTATTTTTTGCAGGGTTCTCGCCACCCCCTGGTGAGCAACGATAG